A stretch of the Phoenix dactylifera cultivar Barhee BC4 unplaced genomic scaffold, palm_55x_up_171113_PBpolish2nd_filt_p 000275F, whole genome shotgun sequence genome encodes the following:
- the LOC103717160 gene encoding 60S ribosomal protein L3-like yields MSHRKFEHPRHGSLGFLPRKRASRHRGKVKSFPKDDPSKTPRLTAFLGYKAGMTHIVREVDKPGSKLHKKETCEAVTIIEAPPMIVVGVVGYVKTPRGLRSLNTVWAQHLSEEVKRRFYKNWYKSKKKAFTKYSKKYETEDGKKEIQSQLEKMKKYASVIRVLAHTQIRRMKGLKQKKAHLMEIQVNGGDVAQKVDYAYSFFEKQIPVDAIFQKDEMIDIIGVTKGKGYEGVVTRWGVTRLPRKTHRGLRKVACIGAWHPARVSFTVARAGQNGYHHRSELNKKIYKVGKAGEESHKAITEFDRTEKDITPMGGFPHYGVVKDDYILIKGCCVGPKKRVVTLRQSLLKQTSRVAMEEIKLKFIDTSSKFGHGRFQTTEEKGKFYGRLKA; encoded by the exons ATGTCTCACCGTAAGTTCGAGCATCCCCGACATGGTTCTCTTGGGTTTCTTCCCAGAAAAAGAGCCTCCCGACATAGAGGAAAAG TGAAATCCTTCCCAAAGGACGACCCAAGCAAGACTCCTAGACTAACTGCCTTTCTAGGATACAAAGCTGGGATGACACATATAGTCAGGGAAGTTGATAAACCAGGATCAA AGCTCCATAAGAAGGAGACATGTGAAGCAGTAACAATTATTGAAGCACCTCCAATGATTGTTGTTGGTGTTGTTGGTTATGTGAAGACTCCCCGTGGTCTTCGCTCACTGAACACTGTTTGGGCTCAGCATCTTAGTGAGGAAGTAAAGAGGAGATTTTACAAAAACTGGTACAAGTCCAAGAAGAAAGCATTTACTAAGTATTCGAAGAAGTATGAAACTGAAGATGGGAAAAAAGAAATCCAGTCACAGCTAGAGAAAATGAAGAAGTATGCATCTGTTATTCGTGTTTTGGCTCACACTCAG ATTAGAAGGATGAAGGGGTTGAAACAAAAGAAAGCACACCTGATGGAGATCCAGGTGAATGGTGGAGATGTTGCTCAGAAAGTTGACTATGCTTACAGCTTCTTCGAAAAGCAAATTCCTGTAGATGCTATTTTCCAGAAGGATGAGATGATTGACATCATAGGAGTTACCAAGGGCAAGGGTTATGAAGGTGTGGTGACTCGTTGGGGTGTCACTCGTCTTCCCCGCAAAACCCACCGTGGCCTGCGCAAAGTGGCTTGTATCGGTGCTTGGCATCCAGCTAGGGTTTCATTCACGGTGGCCAGGGCTGGGCAGAATGGTTACCATCATCGCTCAGAGTtgaacaagaaaatttataagGTTGGAAAGGCTGGCGAGGAGTCTCATAAGGCTATCACTGAATTCGACAG GACCGAGAAGGATATAACCCCAATGGGAGGCTTCCCACATTATGGGGTGGTTAAGGATGATTACATATTGATTAAAGGCTGCTGTGTGGGACCAAAGAAGCGGGTTGTCACTCTGAGGCAGTCGTTGCTGAAGCAAACATCACGCGTGGCTATGGAGGAGATCAAGCTTAAGTTCATTGATACCTCTTCCAAATTTGGGCATGGCCGCTTCCAAACTACAGAGGAGAAGGGCAAATTCTACGGAAGGCTCAAGGCTTGA